From the genome of Azospira restricta, one region includes:
- a CDS encoding HD-GYP domain-containing protein, producing MKDSRSSTASAAKCRCCGALIASRRDPETGDPLCERCFLEPLAAECTSCGDPNAGFAEALAAALDLREHETGLHSRRVACHTVVLAKRFFPHDERRLAQIYWGALLHDLGKIGVPDRILLKNEPLDDDEWAVMRRHPDDGHFLVSHLAGMAEAAEMVRCHEERYDGTGYPRGLRGEAIPLGARLFAVIDTLDAMTSDRPYRKGLSFDTAKAEILRMSGVQFDPVAVDAFIADEAVLRRMVQMKCDQEVA from the coding sequence TTGAAAGATTCGCGCAGTTCGACCGCTTCAGCGGCAAAGTGCCGTTGCTGTGGCGCTCTCATCGCATCCCGGCGTGACCCCGAAACCGGTGATCCGCTCTGTGAGCGATGTTTTCTCGAACCGCTCGCGGCGGAATGTACGAGTTGCGGCGACCCGAACGCCGGTTTCGCCGAGGCGCTCGCCGCCGCCCTCGATCTGCGTGAGCATGAGACCGGTCTCCATTCGCGGCGTGTCGCCTGCCATACGGTCGTCCTCGCGAAGCGCTTCTTTCCGCATGACGAGCGGCGCCTCGCCCAAATCTACTGGGGCGCGCTACTTCACGACCTCGGGAAGATCGGCGTGCCGGACCGTATCCTGTTGAAGAACGAACCTCTCGATGACGATGAATGGGCCGTGATGCGCCGCCATCCCGACGACGGCCATTTCCTCGTCAGTCACCTTGCAGGCATGGCGGAGGCCGCAGAAATGGTCCGCTGCCACGAGGAACGTTACGATGGCACAGGTTATCCGCGTGGCTTGCGTGGGGAGGCCATCCCGTTGGGGGCGAGGCTGTTCGCCGTGATCGATACGCTCGACGCCATGACCTCGGATCGCCCCTACCGCAAGGGACTGTCATTCGACACGGCAAAGGCCGAGATACTTCGTATGTCGGGCGTACAGTTTGATCCTGTTGCCGTCGACGCGTTCATCGCAGACGAGGCGGTCCTGAGACGCATGGTGCAGATGAAATGCGATCAGGAGGTCGCGTAG
- a CDS encoding ABC1 kinase family protein, which translates to MIVIPAPRHCAPAPPADLGRMVSAAQTAVRVTLVHIVIRLVQINRALWGFLLWWSLVRVGLLSARTSPAQRFAVTLEQLGTTFVKLGQGLSLHRELLPDDYVAALQKLHDSVAAFPFEQAAAEVEASFGRSLTELFLHFEPQPLAAGSIAQVHRATLTDGRVVIVKVRRPGIRRQVDEDIRILRWFLKSVLWLSPALRAVRPMEIVDELARNLHKELDFREEAKNIARFGEMFHESATVYVPAVVDELYTEWVVVQELSPGRRIDDAAFLHQGERLAANLVEAYMRQFFVEGMFHGDPHPGNLFVLEDGRICFHDFGLVGFLDRRTRMALVAFMMAFVQQDGDWLVDAYLDLGMLGGKLDRIEFRAGMEEVVQDYGRKPLSDWSFGEAFLRIARMGHGRNVRLPQPLLLLLRAVFLMESTVRRLDPRFNLMEGLFAKAGAMLEIAGGVGDPGARFKYEAFVSLRQLPSDLSRALHGIRNRGMEVSVAHHGLEPLQEEIGRSSRRVALALVTLGLYIAASLLMQHSLGPRWGDVPVLAGLGYALALRLSWRLVREFGERN; encoded by the coding sequence GTGATTGTCATTCCGGCGCCGCGCCACTGTGCGCCGGCCCCGCCCGCTGACTTGGGGCGTATGGTGTCGGCGGCGCAAACCGCGGTGCGAGTGACGCTCGTGCACATAGTTATCCGTCTGGTGCAGATCAACCGTGCGCTGTGGGGCTTCCTCCTGTGGTGGAGCCTCGTGCGCGTCGGACTGCTCAGCGCCAGGACGTCGCCGGCCCAGCGCTTCGCTGTGACGTTGGAGCAGCTCGGTACGACCTTTGTCAAACTGGGCCAGGGGCTTAGCCTGCATCGGGAACTGCTTCCCGACGACTACGTGGCGGCGCTGCAAAAGCTGCACGACAGCGTCGCGGCGTTTCCCTTCGAGCAGGCCGCGGCCGAGGTGGAGGCTTCCTTTGGGCGCTCGCTGACCGAACTGTTTCTCCACTTCGAACCTCAGCCGCTCGCCGCGGGCTCCATCGCCCAAGTGCATCGCGCCACGCTCACCGACGGCCGCGTGGTCATCGTCAAGGTGCGCCGCCCTGGTATCCGGCGCCAAGTGGACGAGGACATCCGCATATTGCGCTGGTTCCTGAAGAGCGTCCTTTGGTTGAGCCCGGCGCTGCGCGCCGTGAGACCCATGGAAATCGTGGACGAACTGGCGCGGAATCTACACAAGGAGCTCGACTTCCGCGAGGAGGCCAAAAACATCGCCCGGTTCGGGGAGATGTTCCACGAATCTGCGACGGTGTACGTGCCTGCGGTCGTGGACGAACTGTATACGGAGTGGGTGGTTGTACAGGAGTTGAGTCCGGGCAGGCGCATCGATGATGCAGCGTTTCTGCACCAAGGCGAGCGGTTGGCAGCGAACCTGGTAGAGGCCTACATGCGCCAGTTTTTCGTGGAAGGTATGTTCCACGGCGACCCACATCCGGGCAACCTGTTCGTGCTCGAAGACGGGCGGATTTGCTTCCACGATTTCGGCTTGGTGGGCTTCCTGGACCGCCGCACGCGCATGGCCCTCGTAGCGTTCATGATGGCATTCGTGCAGCAGGACGGCGATTGGCTAGTCGATGCCTATCTCGATCTGGGCATGCTCGGCGGCAAGCTGGACCGGATTGAGTTCCGTGCGGGCATGGAGGAAGTGGTGCAAGACTATGGTCGCAAGCCGCTCAGCGACTGGTCCTTTGGCGAAGCCTTCTTGCGCATCGCACGTATGGGTCACGGACGCAACGTACGCCTGCCGCAGCCCCTGCTGCTGCTGCTGCGGGCCGTCTTTCTGATGGAGAGCACGGTGCGCCGCCTCGATCCGCGCTTCAACCTCATGGAGGGGCTGTTCGCCAAGGCCGGGGCGATGCTGGAGATCGCCGGTGGCGTTGGCGATCCCGGCGCGCGCTTCAAGTACGAGGCCTTCGTGTCTCTGCGCCAGCTGCCTTCGGACCTGAGCCGGGCGCTACACGGCATTCGCAACCGCGGCATGGAGGTGTCGGTGGCACATCACGGCCTTGAGCCGCTCCAAGAGGAAATCGGCCGCAGCAGCAGGCGCGTGGCCTTGGCGCTGGTGACCCTGGGCCTGTATATCGCCGCCTCGCTGCTCATGCAGCACAGCCTGGGGCCGCGCTGGGGCGACGTGCCGGTGTTGGCCGGTCTGGGCTATGCTCTCGCGCTGCGGCTGAGTTGGCGCCTGGTGCGTGAGTTTGGTGAGCGTAACTGA
- a CDS encoding DUF2933 domain-containing protein translates to MMPTHDHSAHDTSPGTATTKMSRRSKWVFGGFAAIALVLLAFEHRVHLAGWLPWLILLACPLMHVFMHGGHGHGGHATKSDSGDEK, encoded by the coding sequence ATGATGCCTACCCATGATCATTCCGCTCACGACACCTCGCCGGGGACCGCCACCACCAAGATGAGCCGGCGCTCGAAATGGGTCTTTGGCGGCTTCGCGGCGATCGCGCTTGTCCTCCTCGCTTTCGAGCACCGCGTCCATCTGGCGGGCTGGCTACCTTGGCTGATCCTGCTCGCCTGCCCGCTCATGCACGTGTTCATGCACGGCGGGCATGGTCATGGCGGCCACGCCACAAAGTCCGACAGCGGAGACGAAAAATGA
- a CDS encoding methyltransferase family protein: MTENAYGLWSLVLINSALFIFFAFSFFKPRSRRDWRTLGMFSAFVVALFTEMYGFPLTIYLLSGWLAQTFPGVDFLAHDSGHLLEVMFGWRSNPHFGPFHLISTLFIGGGFWLLAAAWRVLYAAQASGQLATSGPYARLRHPQYVGFVLIMVGFLFQWPTLITLVMFPILLVVYVRLARREEGDSAAAFGDAWTRYARATPAFIPRWRTGHGRASPST; encoded by the coding sequence ATGACTGAAAACGCCTACGGACTGTGGTCGCTGGTGCTGATCAACTCGGCCCTCTTCATCTTCTTCGCCTTCAGCTTCTTCAAGCCGCGAAGCCGGCGCGACTGGCGCACCTTGGGCATGTTCTCGGCCTTCGTCGTGGCCTTATTCACGGAAATGTACGGCTTTCCGCTCACCATCTACCTGCTGTCAGGCTGGCTCGCGCAGACGTTTCCGGGCGTGGATTTCCTGGCCCACGACTCCGGCCATCTGCTGGAGGTGATGTTCGGCTGGCGCTCAAACCCGCACTTCGGGCCTTTCCATCTGATTTCCACGCTATTCATCGGTGGCGGCTTCTGGTTGCTGGCTGCGGCGTGGCGGGTGCTCTATGCGGCGCAGGCGAGCGGTCAACTCGCGACCAGCGGCCCTTACGCCCGGTTGCGGCACCCGCAGTACGTCGGGTTCGTCCTGATCATGGTGGGCTTCCTGTTCCAGTGGCCCACGCTGATCACGTTGGTGATGTTCCCGATCCTGCTTGTCGTGTATGTGCGCCTCGCCCGCCGCGAGGAAGGCGACTCGGCGGCCGCTTTCGGCGACGCCTGGACGCGCTACGCCCGGGCGACACCGGCTTTCATCCCGCGCTGGCGCACCGGTCATGGCCGGGCGTCGCCCAGTACTTGA
- the merA gene encoding mercury(II) reductase, with translation MIQLDIEGMTCTSCANHVRDALLKVPGVERVEVDYPTGAAQVTGNRPLDAQDLIAAVSVMGYHAKTLRSPSPVGTDTPTPADGTLGRDRAQLHIAVIGSGGAAMAAALKAVEQGARVTLIERSTIGGTCVNVGCVPSKIMIRAAHIAHLRRESPFDAGLPPASPAILREKLLVQQQDRVDELRHAKYESILDGNPAITVLRGEARFQDGRSITVRLNAGGEHVVSFDRCLVAVGSSAAVPAIPGLKDTPYWTSTEALVSDRIPERLAVIGSSMVAVELAQAFARLGSKVTLLARSTLFFREDPSIGEALTAAFRLEGIEVLEHTQASQVAHANGEFALTTNHGELRADKLLVATGRAPNTRSLALDAAGITVNAQGAIVIDTGMRTRAPDIYAAGDCTDQPQFVYVAAAAGTRAAVNMTGGDAALDLTAMPAVVFTDPQVATVGLSEAEAHLKGIETDSRLLTLDNVPRALANFDTRGFIKLVIEEGSHRLIGVQAVAPEAGELIQTAALAIRNRMTVQDLADQLFPYLTMVEGLKLAAQTFSKDVKKLSCCAG, from the coding sequence ATGATTCAGCTCGACATCGAAGGCATGACCTGCACGTCGTGTGCCAACCATGTCCGCGATGCACTGCTCAAGGTGCCCGGCGTCGAACGTGTGGAGGTGGATTACCCGACTGGCGCGGCGCAAGTGACCGGCAATCGGCCACTCGATGCACAAGACCTGATCGCTGCCGTCTCGGTCATGGGTTATCACGCCAAAACCTTGCGATCGCCATCCCCCGTCGGCACCGACACGCCGACACCTGCGGATGGCACGCTCGGACGCGATCGCGCCCAGTTGCATATCGCCGTAATCGGCAGCGGCGGGGCCGCGATGGCGGCGGCGCTGAAGGCCGTCGAGCAAGGCGCGCGCGTCACGCTGATCGAACGCAGCACGATAGGCGGCACCTGCGTCAACGTCGGCTGCGTGCCCTCGAAGATCATGATCCGCGCCGCCCACATCGCCCACCTGCGCCGGGAAAGCCCGTTCGATGCCGGCCTGCCGCCCGCGTCGCCGGCGATCCTGCGCGAAAAGCTGCTGGTCCAGCAGCAAGACCGCGTCGATGAGCTGCGCCATGCCAAGTACGAAAGCATCCTGGACGGCAACCCGGCCATCACCGTGCTGCGCGGCGAAGCCCGCTTCCAGGACGGCCGCAGCATCACGGTGCGGCTGAACGCGGGCGGCGAGCACGTGGTTTCGTTCGACCGCTGCTTGGTCGCCGTAGGCAGCAGTGCCGCGGTGCCGGCGATTCCCGGTCTCAAGGACACGCCCTACTGGACATCGACCGAAGCCCTGGTGAGCGACCGCATCCCCGAGCGACTGGCCGTGATCGGCTCCTCAATGGTGGCCGTGGAACTCGCGCAAGCCTTTGCTCGGCTGGGCAGCAAAGTCACGCTCCTGGCCCGCAGCACCCTGTTCTTCCGTGAAGACCCGTCCATCGGCGAGGCGCTCACGGCGGCCTTCCGCTTGGAGGGTATCGAGGTGTTGGAGCACACGCAGGCCAGCCAGGTCGCGCATGCAAACGGCGAGTTCGCACTGACCACTAATCACGGCGAACTGCGTGCCGACAAGCTGCTGGTCGCCACCGGCCGCGCGCCCAACACGCGCAGCCTGGCGCTCGACGCGGCCGGCATCACCGTCAATGCACAAGGGGCCATCGTGATCGATACCGGCATGCGCACCCGCGCCCCGGACATCTACGCCGCCGGCGACTGCACCGACCAGCCGCAGTTCGTCTATGTCGCAGCGGCGGCCGGCACCCGCGCGGCCGTCAACATGACCGGCGGCGACGCAGCGTTGGACCTGACCGCGATGCCGGCGGTGGTGTTCACCGATCCGCAGGTGGCTACCGTCGGGCTGTCCGAAGCCGAGGCGCACCTCAAGGGCATCGAAACCGACAGCCGCCTGCTAACGCTGGACAACGTGCCGCGCGCGCTCGCCAACTTCGACACGCGCGGCTTCATCAAGCTGGTCATCGAGGAAGGCAGCCACCGGCTGATCGGCGTGCAGGCGGTGGCCCCGGAAGCGGGCGAACTGATCCAGACGGCGGCGCTGGCGATTCGCAACCGCATGACGGTGCAGGACCTGGCCGACCAGTTGTTCCCCTACCTGACGATGGTCGAGGGGCTGAAGCTGGCGGCCCAGACCTTCAGCAAGGACGTGAAGAAACTGTCCTGCTGCGCCGGCTAG
- the merF gene encoding mercury resistance system transport protein MerF gives MDKHTRLLRFGIGGTAIAALCCFTPILVVLVGAAAWVGYLDCVLFPALAIFIGHTVYAWNKRRQAQACCTLDSEGGNQ, from the coding sequence GTGGACAAGCACACCAGGTTGCTGCGATTCGGCATCGGCGGAACGGCCATCGCCGCGCTGTGCTGCTTCACCCCGATTCTGGTGGTTTTGGTCGGGGCTGCCGCATGGGTCGGCTATCTCGACTGCGTGCTGTTCCCGGCGCTGGCGATTTTCATCGGTCACACGGTGTACGCATGGAATAAGCGTCGCCAGGCACAGGCCTGCTGCACGCTCGACAGCGAGGGAGGAAATCAATGA
- a CDS encoding heavy metal translocating P-type ATPase: MDRPVTSMKRTTDSVAEGGGHHVLGAGHTHDHGGHAHDAATAKDPVCGMSVPLDAGKPTAEHQGSTYHFCSQKCHDKFIAEPTRYLAGKQSARAASKGTKFTCPMHPEIVRDAPGDCPKCGMALEPMGVPAEDEGPNPELVDFTRRFWIGTAFTVPLLILTMTPYLGYIGIREWFGEQTSLWIEVVLGSPVILWAGWPFFVRGYKSFRTMNLNMFSLISMGVGAAYVFSIVAVVAPALFPAGFRKEDGTVGLYFEAAAVIVTLVLLGQVMELRARERTGSAIRALLDMAAKTARVIRPDGTEEEIPLEAVQVGDRLRVRPGDKVPVDGEVVDGRSSVDESMITGEPMPVEKIAGDPVTGATINGTGSLIMEAKRVGADTLLAQIVEMVANAQRSRAPIQKFADMVAGRFVPAVVGIAILAFIAWAVWGPAPALAYALVAAVAVLIIACPCALGLATPMSIMTATGRGAQAGVLIKNAEALERFAKVDTLIVDKTGTLTVGKPKLVAVLPAAGHDEAEVLRLAASLERGSEHPLADAIVAGAEERGVKLSNAKDFEALTGKGVTGVVEGRAVALGNARLLAELGLDGGQLSETANARRDQGETLMFVVVEGAIAGLVSVADPVKETTPAALEALHALGFRIIMATGDNERTARAVAARLGIDEIRADVLPADKARIIQDLQAAGSKVAMAGDGVNDAPALAQADVGIAMGTGADVAIESAGFTLVKGNLDGIVRARRLSRATMRNIKQNLFFALVYNAAGVPIAAGVLYPFFGILIGPIFAAFAMSASSLSVVLNALRLRRVRI, encoded by the coding sequence ATGGACAGGCCAGTTACCTCGATGAAGCGCACTACGGACTCGGTTGCAGAGGGCGGCGGTCACCACGTACTTGGGGCGGGGCACACGCATGACCATGGCGGCCACGCGCACGATGCGGCGACCGCGAAGGACCCGGTATGCGGGATGAGCGTCCCGCTCGATGCCGGCAAGCCGACGGCGGAACACCAGGGCAGCACCTACCACTTCTGCTCGCAGAAATGCCACGACAAGTTCATCGCTGAGCCGACCCGGTATTTGGCCGGCAAGCAGTCCGCCAGGGCCGCGTCGAAGGGCACGAAATTCACCTGCCCGATGCATCCGGAGATCGTCCGCGACGCCCCGGGAGATTGCCCAAAATGCGGCATGGCCCTGGAGCCCATGGGCGTGCCCGCCGAAGACGAGGGACCCAACCCCGAGTTGGTGGATTTCACCCGCCGGTTTTGGATCGGCACCGCGTTTACGGTCCCGCTTCTGATCCTGACCATGACCCCGTACCTGGGCTACATCGGGATTCGCGAATGGTTCGGCGAGCAGACGTCGCTGTGGATTGAAGTCGTCCTCGGCTCCCCGGTGATCCTGTGGGCCGGCTGGCCGTTCTTCGTGCGCGGGTACAAGTCGTTCCGCACCATGAACCTCAACATGTTTAGTCTGATCTCCATGGGCGTCGGTGCGGCCTATGTTTTCAGCATCGTCGCCGTTGTTGCGCCAGCGCTCTTCCCCGCCGGCTTTCGCAAGGAAGACGGCACCGTGGGCCTCTATTTCGAGGCGGCGGCGGTCATCGTAACGCTGGTCCTCCTCGGTCAGGTGATGGAACTGCGGGCGCGCGAGCGGACCGGCTCGGCGATCCGGGCGCTGCTCGACATGGCCGCCAAGACGGCGCGGGTGATTCGCCCCGATGGCACCGAAGAGGAGATCCCGCTTGAGGCGGTGCAGGTCGGTGACCGGCTGCGGGTGCGCCCCGGCGACAAGGTGCCCGTGGACGGCGAGGTGGTCGACGGTCGCTCCTCGGTGGACGAATCGATGATCACGGGCGAGCCGATGCCGGTCGAGAAGATCGCGGGCGACCCGGTGACCGGCGCCACCATCAACGGCACCGGCAGCCTGATCATGGAGGCGAAGCGCGTCGGCGCCGACACCCTGCTGGCCCAGATCGTCGAGATGGTCGCCAACGCCCAGCGTTCGCGCGCGCCGATCCAGAAGTTCGCCGACATGGTGGCCGGCCGTTTCGTGCCGGCGGTGGTGGGCATCGCGATCCTCGCCTTCATCGCCTGGGCCGTGTGGGGGCCGGCGCCGGCGCTCGCCTACGCGCTGGTCGCGGCGGTGGCGGTGCTGATCATCGCCTGCCCGTGCGCACTAGGTCTGGCCACGCCCATGTCCATCATGACCGCCACCGGGCGCGGCGCCCAGGCCGGCGTGCTGATCAAGAACGCCGAGGCGCTGGAGCGCTTCGCCAAGGTGGACACCCTGATCGTGGACAAGACCGGTACGCTCACCGTCGGCAAGCCGAAACTGGTCGCCGTGCTGCCCGCCGCCGGCCATGACGAAGCCGAAGTGTTGCGCCTCGCGGCGAGTCTCGAACGCGGCTCGGAGCACCCCTTGGCCGATGCCATCGTCGCCGGTGCCGAGGAGCGCGGCGTGAAACTCAGCAACGCCAAGGACTTCGAAGCGCTTACGGGCAAGGGTGTCACGGGGGTCGTCGAGGGCCGCGCGGTGGCGCTGGGTAACGCCAGGTTGCTCGCTGAACTCGGCCTTGACGGCGGGCAGCTGTCCGAGACTGCCAACGCGCGCCGCGACCAGGGCGAGACCTTGATGTTCGTCGTCGTCGAGGGTGCTATCGCAGGGCTCGTCAGCGTCGCCGATCCGGTAAAGGAGACCACACCCGCGGCGCTCGAGGCGCTGCACGCGCTCGGCTTTCGCATCATCATGGCCACCGGCGACAACGAGCGCACCGCCCGGGCGGTGGCCGCGCGACTGGGCATCGACGAGATCCGTGCCGACGTGCTGCCGGCCGACAAGGCCCGCATCATCCAGGACCTTCAGGCCGCCGGAAGCAAGGTCGCGATGGCCGGCGACGGGGTGAACGACGCCCCGGCGCTCGCCCAGGCCGACGTGGGCATCGCCATGGGCACCGGCGCCGACGTGGCCATCGAGAGCGCCGGCTTCACCTTGGTGAAGGGCAACCTCGACGGCATCGTGCGGGCGCGGCGGCTGTCCCGGGCGACCATGCGCAACATTAAGCAGAACCTGTTCTTCGCGCTAGTTTACAACGCTGCCGGCGTACCCATCGCCGCTGGCGTCCTCTATCCGTTTTTCGGAATCCTGATCGGCCCGATCTTCGCCGCGTTCGCCATGAGCGCGTCGTCCCTGTCGGTGGTGCTCAAC